AAAGCATCAAACTGACTCCCAAATGAATGAAAATCTCATGGTTCAAGGCCATGAACATGTTAAATACTCCCTTTCTTCCTCACCGActgagacatttctttttggcatgacatttataaaaaagtgattaaattttgttagttaagtggaagagaataaattaaaagagagaatacaTTAAAGGaaggaaatgactcatttATCTTGGGACATTGCAGAAAGGAATATGAATCACTCAGCAATGGATCGATGAAGTACCAACCAATGATGAAAAGgaagttttaaatgaaaatgcatagaaataatttttgcaTTCCCATCGCCATTCCATTCGTACTTCTATTCCATATATACATACCAAGAAGGACCTTAGTTTTATGGACAAAATCTGGGTTGAGTTGCCTATTTTAGGTCCTCACTATGGCTAGATCGGTTCGATACAGGGCTCCAGgtcaattaataattgttcACAAAGTTCATGAATACAAGAGAGTGTGTTTATGGCCTCGACCTCAAGCCAAGGTCGGCCAGAAACGTGCCCCGAGTCCTGTAAAGAGGTTGTCACCCATCCTTGGTGCATGCCTAAAAAGTGTGTGATTAATAATAGAAGGgataagtatttaaattatgaagtttggtTAAATTATCGTAtgtcatttgatttttaaaatttgaatattaaatcatgaagtttcaattttttgcatttattcCATTAATGAACAAAATGTCATCTTTTAATGATGATCAAAACAACATGATTCCCTataataagtattttttttctttttaattctttaatttattttttatttttgtattttattaaattattgtcGTTTCTGATATCATCATTTTGGGCATAGAAGAGGCAATTGGAAAAATCTAAAACTTCATAAACTAATATTCCAATTCTAAAGAccataaaactaattataaagACCATATCACAAAATAGAatctaatactcctactagaTTAGAATTGGTAGTATAGTTAGGAAATGATTTAGTAAGTATGTATCCTAAATTAAATGCTTAAATAAGTCAATAACCACGCATACTCCGAGATGGGCCTAGATAGTTATGTCAagtaatacaataaaaataccGGATTGGATCTCCTAATCCATTTTTTCTACTTCATTCTTAATCCacatctcacaacttaataaaataatcttataacATTTAAGTGATGgttataagattattttattaagttgtgAGTGTGATTAGGAAGAGAGTAGGAAAGGTATCCGCATCGAATAAATACGGCCCAAATGATTTAACAGACCCATAAATATTTAAACCTAAATTTGCAATTCTTACCGCTGGCGTCTTCTTCACAGAATTAATTCACCCGATCGTTttcgttttcttcttcttcaaaccATGATGATCACCACATAAACAACCAAGGTATGTTTCTTCTacaccaaattaaataatactccagtGATGGACTGATTTTGCCCTTTTGTACCAAACTAAAACTTTTCTAAAAATAGTATACTCTTTTAAAAGTTGATtccttttattatttggttaTCAACTGAATCCTAATTTATCTTGATGGAAAGCATGGTTGTCTGCTTGAGTCGCATGCCTACCTCCGCCAGTGTTCGATCTATCAATTACATTTCAGCTCAAGTCTTCTCAaggttctattttttttaatccgaATTATGTATTCTGACTTGTTTGTATTTGTTCTAACTGTCAATTATTTGGGAAATTTTGGTTAGGAAGGCTAAAGCTGCCAAGAAAAACACAAGAATCGACGGTGCCCCGCCTACGAGGAAGAAGCTAATCAAACCCTATAAAGCTCTTTCTTTATGTGAAACATTAGgtattctcaaattttctgAACAATAAACTAATTTCTATGTTTACTATGATGCAGTTTGATTGTTCAATTCTATACTTAGCTTCATAAATAGTACACAACTTGtataagttaataaaaaaCCATTACAACAAgttttctctcttcaaaactaaaaaaatcatgCTCCTCCCACTAAATAGGcactatatattttcttagCCCTTATCCATATATTTAACTTatccacaatccactaacaatatttcagTTATCTTTTCTCCGTTGCACTTATCCACTAGTATTAGGTGATCTTTTCCGCACTAACACTATTTCAGTTATCTTTTCCCCCAAAGTGCCTATTTCTATAAtgctttccatttttattgtGTAGGTAGCCATGGGATTCCTGATCCCTACATATCCGAGACAAATTGTGCACCATGCTTACAACATTGGGAGGCAGACATCTGCCCTAATCCTAATCCTAAGCCTCATATTTTTGTCAATTATCATGATAATGAACAATATTTTGCTGCACATTCCCTTGC
The genomic region above belongs to Salvia hispanica cultivar TCC Black 2014 chromosome 3, UniMelb_Shisp_WGS_1.0, whole genome shotgun sequence and contains:
- the LOC125211335 gene encoding uncharacterized protein LOC125211335, with the translated sequence MVVCLSRMPTSASVRSINYISAQVFSRKAKAAKKNTRIDGAPPTRKKLIKPYKALSLCETLGSHGIPDPYISETNCAPCLQHWEADICPNPNPKPHIFVNYHDNEQYFAAHSLAEDGTISPNITYILHLF